From the Syngnathoides biaculeatus isolate LvHL_M chromosome 10, ASM1980259v1, whole genome shotgun sequence genome, one window contains:
- the ahcy gene encoding adenosylhomocysteinase translates to MSEKLPFKVADISLAEWGRKAIDIAENEMPGLMKMRELYGASKPLKGARIAGCLHMTLQTAVLIETLTALGAEVQWSSCNIFSTQDHAAAAIAKSGVPVFAWKGETDEEYMWCIEQTIYFKDGQALNMILDDGGDLTNLVHSKYPKLLQGIRGLSEETTTGVHNLYKMMKKGELKVPAINVNDSVTKSKFDNLYGCRESLIDGIKRATDVMIAGKVAVVAGYGDVGKGCVQALRAFGARVIVTEIDPINALQAAMEGFEVTTMDEACLEGNIFVTTTGCEDIIQGHHFESMKDDAIVCNIGHFDCEIDMSWLNENAAEKINIKPQVDRYRMKSGRHIIVLAEGRLVNLGCAMGHPSFVMSNSFTNQVLAQIELWTNTAKYPVGVYFLPKKLDEQVAAAHLDKLGVKLTKLTEKQAKYLGLPAEGPFKPDHYRY, encoded by the exons ATGTCCGAGAAGCTCCCCTTCAAAGTTG CTGACATCAGCCTGGCCGAGTGGGGGCGCAAGGCCATCGACATCGCCGAGAACGAGATGCCGGGCCTGATGAAGATGCGGGAGCTGTACGGCGCCTCCAAGCCGCTGAAGGGCGCTCGCATCGCCGGCTGTCTGCACATGACGCTGCAGACGGCCGTGCTCATCGAGACGCTCACCGCGCTCGGAGCTGAG GTCCAGTGGTCCAGTTGCAACATCTTCTCCACTCAGGACCACGCCGCTGCTGCCATCGCCAAAAGCGGCGTACCGG TGTTCGCGTGGAAGGGCGAGACTGACGAGGAGTACATGTGGTGCATTGAGCAGACCATCTACTTCAAAGACGGACAAGCTCTCAACATGATCCTGGACGACGGGGGGGACCTGACCAACCTGGTCCACAGCAAGTACCCCAAACTGCTCCAAG GCATCCGGGGCTTGTCGGAGGAGACGACCACGGGCGTCCACAATCTGTACAAGATGATGAAGAAGGGAGAGCTCAAGGTGCCCGCCATCAACGTCAACGACTCTGTTACCAAG AGCAAATTTGACAACTTGTACGGCTGCCGCGAGAGCCTCATCGACGGCATCAAGCGCGCCACCGACGTGATGATCGCCGGCAAGGTGGCGGTGGTGGCGGGCTACGGCGACGTGGGCAAAGGCTGCGTGCAGGCGTTGCGCGCGTTCGGGGCCCGCGTCATCGTCACGGAGATCGACCCCATCAACGCCCTGCAGGCCGCCATGGAGG GCTTCGAGGTGACCACCATGGATGAAGCCTGCCTGGAAGGCAACATCTTTGTCACCACCACCGGCTGCGAGGACATCATCCAAGGACA TCACTTTGAGAGCATGAAGGATGACGCTATCGTGTGCAACATCGGCCATTTTGACTGCGAGATCGACATGAGCTGGCTCAACGAAAACGCCGCCGAGAAGATCAACATCAAGCCGCAG GTGGACCGCTATCGGATGAAGAGCGGGCGGCACATCATCGTGCTGGCGGAGGGCCGGCTGGTGAATTTGGGCTGCGCCATGGGGCACCCCTCCTTCGTCATGAGCAACTCCTTCACCAATCAG GTTCTGGCTCAGATCGAACTGTGGACCAACACGGCCAAGTACCCCGTGGGCGTCTACTTCCTGCCCAAAAAG TTGGACGAGCAGGTCGCGGCGGCGCACTTGGACAAACTTGGCGTGAAGCTGACCAAGCTGACGGAGAAGCAGGCCAAATATTTGGGGCTCCCCGCCGAGGGACCCTTCAAGCCCGACCACTACCGCTACTGA